GATGCCGACATCTTCCAAAGCGTCTGCAAGCCCGGCTGCAAGAGGAGCTTCAGGCCCGATAAAGGCAAGATCAACGTTATTTGCAGTTGCATAAGCAACAATTTTTTTCACATCGGTTTCTTTTTCCAGAAGAAAATCCTGACAAAGCCTGGCAATACCAGGGTTCTTCTTCGCCATCACACCGAAGATGACAGGATCTTTTCTGCTCTGAGCAATAGATGCTGCTATTGCATGTTCCCTTCCCCCGCCGCCAACAACTAGAACATTCATTTGTAAAACCTCGTCAAATAAAGTTTTTTATTTAAATATTGAAGTGATATTCTTTAATCATTTTCTGATAATCGCATTTAACACAGCTGACATCCATTTATCAGGAGGTCATATATAACCATGGCAAAGATAAATAACACTAAATACTAAGGACTCTTTCTCATATTCAGATAAATAATTTACTTTTTTATCCTACATCTCATTGTATAAGGTCACTGGCACCTACAAGAGGAATAAGTTTTACACCCAGTGCTGCAAGGCTTTGCTGAGCTCCTTCCTCACGATCTACCACAGTGATGACAGCATCCACAAAACCTCCTGCTTCCCTGATAGCGGCTATGGCATCCTTTACTGATCCACCGCTGGTTGTTACATCTTCGATCAAGATCACACGGGAACCTTTACTGAGATCACCTATAAAACGACCTCCAGTCCCATATCCTTTCTCTTCCTTACGGACGATTAAAAGTGGAATACCTGATGTAAGTGAAACTGCTGTTGCAAGAGGGACACCACCCAAAGCTACACCACCAACCATGTCCACGTCTTCATTACCTATCAGAGCAGCCGCCTGTTCTGCTATAACCGTTAGAGTAGCTGGATCGGTGCTGGCTTTTTTAATATCGACATAGTATTTGCTCTTCTTGCCTGAAGCAAGCGTAAAGTCACCAAATTTCACTGCCCCGCAATTTTTCAAGGCAGATATAAGGATAGATTTTCTATCATTTTCTATATCCATAAGCATCACCCATGATCAATAGATGTATAGTAAAGTTTACCAGGGCTCTTTCTTTACCCCTACAATGTAACCGACAATATTTGTTGTAAGATGAAGCAACGGAGTTATGATCAACACAACTGCCATTATATTCCAGGTAAAATTGATAGTGAACCATCCTGGAGAGGACAAGTATGTGAATACCCACGCACCCAGTACAAAATCAAGCTGGTCTACAAGTGGTAATGAAGCCCCTCTTTTCATTCCAAGCCTGCGCTTGAAGAAACTCTTGAACATATCCCCAAAAAGGGAGCCAACAGCAAGGGACAGAAGGATCACCATAATTGTAGATCCACTGCCTGAGAATGAAGGCAAGGAGATATGCAGCAACTCTGATACAGGATTCAGAAGGAACATCTGAAGCAAACCCAAGAGCACACCGCATGCTATACCTGCGAACAGACCTCTGAATGTCTTGCCATCCCCCAGAATGCGCCTGCCATCCTTCAGTACTCTTCCCCCATCAATGGGGCGCCCGCCGCCAAAGACCGCGGCCATGGAATTAGGAATATAGGCAGGCAACATCAGCCAGACAGCTATGATCACTGTTTCTATCGTATTAACAACCCTTTTCAGTTTTATGGTTTCTCAGATATAGGCGCCATCGGTATTTAAGATACCGAAATTGTGGCATCGCATGTTATAATTTAATACAGTCATAAAATCAAACAACTACAATAAAATGCTACTGCACTACAACGCCTTATAGGTATCATATATTCTATATATAGGATGAGCATACATGAACTTTCACATGAGAGATCAGCAATGACAGAAAAAGAGAGCCTATTGACAAGTAAGAATACAATCTTTGCCGCTGTAGTATCATTTATCCTGCTTGCACTGGTGATAATTGCAGGTATGGTGACACCTCTTCTTGCCAAGATTCTAAGTGGCACAGAAATCATGCTAGGTTCTGAGTACTTTAACCCCAGGACTGCCCTTCCTACTGTATTGCTGATCATGATGCTTACGATATGTTTACTAGTCAGTTCCGTCAAACCCCGCAAAGTCCTGGCAGCAACTGCTGCACTTCTGCTGCTCCTGATAGCCGTCTTTGTCGTGTCCCCATTCTCAAATGCAGCAGTTGATGTGGCTATGGCTCTAATAATACCGGCTTTCATAGCCACAGGTTATAAGATCTGGCTTACGGCCAGGGATAAGAAAGGATACGGAAAATACAGGGGACTTTCTGCTCATCTGATCCATCTGGGAATACTATGTATCCTCCTTGGCGTAGTGCTTAGCTCCAATATTAAAGTGGAGGATTCAGCAGTATATCAGACAGGTAAAATGGGTGACCGGAATATACAGGACTACAGCCTCAAGATCACTTCAATGGCATCAAGGCTGGAAGGAGAACCTTATCAGGAGCGCCAGGCTTCTTCCTACATCACAAGGATAGATTTTGACATATATGACCAGAGCAGATACGCCAGAAGTGGCAGTGTGGAATATATCACTGACTTCAAATGGGGTCAGACCTACACTACAACATACATCCATAGAGGACTTACTGAGGAATTGTTCATAGCCCCCAGGGCCCTTGATGAAAAGACCGGGGAAGTGGATATGTATGTACGTATCGTTCCTTTCATAAACCTTCTCTGGGGAGGCATTTATATGATGGCGCTGGGTATCATTGCGTTACTTATCGTGGAAAATCGCAGCCCTCACCAGAGCATCACAATGTTACAGCCTTCCGGAAGAGAAATGGACATGGCTTTCTTTGAAAAACGATACGAAAAAATAATGGAGCATGAGCTCAGGAAACTGCGGTCCGGAAAAAGCGGGGGAGGAAGCAAATGAATCTTGGGATGGTCCTGGTCTGGCTGTCTCTTGCGACAGCTATAGGTGCTGTGCTTTCAGGGTACATGGGACATCGGAAGAGCAACATCTCTGTTGGTACACTTTCACGTAAGCTGGAAATAGCATGCCTGGTGCTTGCAGGGTCCTCGATGCTGTTGCTGATGTACCACCTATACACCGTCAACGCCTCGTATTCATACGTTTTCGAGCATTCCAGCGCTGATCTTGAGTGGTATTACAGGCTATCGGCTTTGTGGGCAGGCCAGGAAGGGTCCATGCTACTGTGGGCTGTTTCCATAATGGCAATGCTTGTGATAGTAGAGCACACCCATAGAATAAGACTTTCAGAGACCGCATTGATGCAGATCACACGCCTCATATCATTGTCTGTCGTCTGCGTGTTCCTGGGACTGCTGGTACTAAAAAACCCGTTCTCAGCACATCATGTGCTTTCCGATGGCAGCTTTGGGATCACTAACTGGAACCCGTTCGTACAGATGTACGATGTGCCCTATGGCCAGGGCATGAATCCCCTGCTGCGTAACCCCTGGATGGCAGTACACCCACCAGTGCTTTTCTTCGGATATGCCGCTTTCACAATACCTTTTGCGGCTGCAATAGGCAACTTGCTGACACATGATAAAAGATGGGAAGCCATCGCCACGAACTGGATGAGGATCTCCTGGCTGTTCCTCACATTGGGCATAGGGCTTGGCGGTTTCTGGGCCTATGAAGTCCTCGGATGGGGCGCATGGTTCTGGAGCTGGGACCCGGTAGAAACTTCATCACTGCTGCCCTGGATCACCGCAACGGCCTATCTGCATGCACAATTGCGTTACAGAAAAGGAGAATACGGGTTTATTGCGCCTCTGCTTGCAGTGACATCTTTCATACTGGTGGTATTTGCGACCTTTGTCACCAGAAGCGGCATGTGGGCCTCTGTACATTCCTGGCAAGACTTCACTGCCGAAAGTGGCATAATAGCAGTATTTTTAAGTGTACTGGTATTATCAAGTATGTTCCTGCTTGCAAAGAGATATTTTGAAGATGAGTGAAGAACTTTAAGAATTGGATTTATTGGCTCAAAGGGCAATTATTACCCTTCACTGAAAGGCTTTGCCCTCAGCTCCCCATCCTCCAGAACCAGTTGTTCGATCTTTCTTTCAGCCTTTGAAAGTTTCTGGCTGCAGACACGGGCAAACTTCATGCCCTGCTCAAATGTTTCAAGGCTTTCATCGAGGGTGAGATTGCCCTTTTCAAGTTTTTCCACCAGCCCTTCCAGCTTTTCAAGAGCAGTTTCAAAACTTAAACTTTCACCTATACTTTCTTCATTAGGACTTGCATCCATCTTTTTCCTCCTACCTGCCATGTTCGACCTCAACCTTTTCAATAACATCACAAATTATAGTACCATCAGTGACCCTTAGATCAAGCCTGGAGCCTGCTTGTACGGCACCGATACTCTTGACAACGACCTCACGGGACATTGCTATGCAGTATCCTCTTTCCAGAGTATTGAGCGGATTCACCGCATTCATACGGCCTGCCAGCACCTTAAGCAGCATTTCTCTGGACCCAAGATAATATTTCACATCCTTTTCCATAGCTGTAACCAGCTCATCAATTCTTTGATAACGCTGATCGATCATTTCCCGAAGCTTGTCCGGTTCCAGAGAATCATACATATGATCAAGCCTGGAGTTAAGGTCTGCAATCTTACGAGTTGCAGCATACTCAAGCCTCTGGAGCATAGAATCCATGAACCTTTTAAGTTCCACTCTGTCAGGGACTACAAGTTCTGCCGCAGCAGACGGTGTAGGCGCCCGCAGGTCAGCGGTAAAATCGGCAATTGTATAATCGGTTTCGTGGCCCACAGCGGAAACCACAGGTATCCTTGAGTTGAAAATGGCCCTTGCGACGATCTCCTCATTGAAGGGCCACAGATCCTCCAATGAACCACCGCCTCTGCCAACTATTATAACATCAACATCTGCTCTGTTTAGAAGCTCAATAGAGTCAGCAATGCTTTGTGCAGCTGCATCCCCCTGCACAAGGCATGGTGCCAGCAGCACATGCACCGGATATCTCCGGCCCAGCACATTGATGATGTCATGGACTGCAGCACCTGTTGGAGAAGTAGAGATACCGACCCTTTTGGGAAACCTGGGTATAGGTCTTTTGCGGCTCTGCTCAAAAAGACCTTCATCTTCCAGTTTCTTTTTTAGCTGCTCAAATATCCTGAACATTTCTCCTATACCATCCGGGCGCATGTCCAGGACCTTCAGCTGATATTGTCCCCTGACGGTATACACATCCACAGAACCATACAATATAACTGCCATGGAATCCTCAGGATCGAACTTAAGAGTCCGATTGGTCTGCCTGAAACTGACACAGCTTATCTGGCTCCCCTTATCCTTCAGTGTAAAATAATAATGGCCTGAGCTGTGTTTTTTGAGATTGGAGATCTCACCCCGCACCCACACTTCCCGCAGTCTGGGATCATTGACAAGTAGAGACCTTATGGTTTCATTGAGCATTGAAACACTAAATATACCCATTGGATTCTCAGACATCATAGATGAGGAGTAATTAACTACTATTTATGTTAATGCAAGGATGGTGAAAGTGTTTTATAATAATACCAACGTTTAAATAAGTTCATTCTAATTTAGAAATGTCAAATTTGAGGGATAGAGAGATATTTCTTACGTTTTACAGCTTTTCTGATACGGAGCTATGATCATGGCAAAGAATGCATTAATAACCGGAATTACTGGACAGGATGGATCCTATCTTGCAGAATTATTGTACAATAAAGGGTATAATGTGTATGGACTCGTGAGAAGGCTCAGCACTCCAAATACATCCCGGATAGACCACATATTCAATAACATAGAACTACTGCAGGGAGATCTTACTGACCAGTCTTCCCTGAGCGAAGCAATGCGTATCTCACAACCTGATGAAGTATACAATCTTGCTGCTCAATCCTTTGTAGGGACTTCATGGAACCAGCCGGTACATACCGGAGATGTGACAGGCCTGGGAGTTGTCAGAGTACTGGAAGCCGTAAGACATGTAGCGCCTGATGCAAAAGTATACCAGGCATCATCCAGTGAAATGTTCGGAAAGGTGCAGGAAAACCCGCAGACTGAGAACACAAAGTTCTATCCGAGAAGCCCTTATGGAGTAGCCAAAGTATATGCATACTGGACATGTGTCAACTACAGAGAAAGCTATGGCATGCATGTAAGCAATGGAATCTTGTTCAATCATGAATCTCCGCGCCGGGGCATTGAATTTGTAACAAGGAAGATAACTGATAGTGTTGCCCGTATATACCATGGTCTGCAATCGGAACTGCGCCTGGGGAACCTGGATGCAAAAAGAGACTGGGGATACGCAGGAGATTATGTTGATGCTATGTGGCGTATGCTTCAACAGGATGAGCCAGGAGATTATGTCATAGCTACCGGTGAAACTCATTCAGTGGAAGAATTCGTTCAAGAGGCTTTCTCCATAGCTGGCCTTGACTGGAAAGAATATGTTGTCATCGATCCGAAGTTCGTTCGGCCTGCTGAAGTACAATTACTATTAGGAGACCCTTC
This DNA window, taken from Methanomethylovorans hollandica DSM 15978, encodes the following:
- the pyrE gene encoding orotate phosphoribosyltransferase; the encoded protein is MLMDIENDRKSILISALKNCGAVKFGDFTLASGKKSKYYVDIKKASTDPATLTVIAEQAAALIGNEDVDMVGGVALGGVPLATAVSLTSGIPLLIVRKEEKGYGTGGRFIGDLSKGSRVILIEDVTTSGGSVKDAIAAIREAGGFVDAVITVVDREEGAQQSLAALGVKLIPLVGASDLIQ
- a CDS encoding CDP-2,3-bis-(O-geranylgeranyl)-sn-glycerol synthase, with amino-acid sequence MLPAYIPNSMAAVFGGGRPIDGGRVLKDGRRILGDGKTFRGLFAGIACGVLLGLLQMFLLNPVSELLHISLPSFSGSGSTIMVILLSLAVGSLFGDMFKSFFKRRLGMKRGASLPLVDQLDFVLGAWVFTYLSSPGWFTINFTWNIMAVVLIITPLLHLTTNIVGYIVGVKKEPW
- a CDS encoding cytochrome c-type biogenesis CcmF C-terminal domain-containing protein, giving the protein MSIHELSHERSAMTEKESLLTSKNTIFAAVVSFILLALVIIAGMVTPLLAKILSGTEIMLGSEYFNPRTALPTVLLIMMLTICLLVSSVKPRKVLAATAALLLLLIAVFVVSPFSNAAVDVAMALIIPAFIATGYKIWLTARDKKGYGKYRGLSAHLIHLGILCILLGVVLSSNIKVEDSAVYQTGKMGDRNIQDYSLKITSMASRLEGEPYQERQASSYITRIDFDIYDQSRYARSGSVEYITDFKWGQTYTTTYIHRGLTEELFIAPRALDEKTGEVDMYVRIVPFINLLWGGIYMMALGIIALLIVENRSPHQSITMLQPSGREMDMAFFEKRYEKIMEHELRKLRSGKSGGGSK
- the ccsA gene encoding cytochrome c biogenesis protein CcsA; the protein is MNLGMVLVWLSLATAIGAVLSGYMGHRKSNISVGTLSRKLEIACLVLAGSSMLLLMYHLYTVNASYSYVFEHSSADLEWYYRLSALWAGQEGSMLLWAVSIMAMLVIVEHTHRIRLSETALMQITRLISLSVVCVFLGLLVLKNPFSAHHVLSDGSFGITNWNPFVQMYDVPYGQGMNPLLRNPWMAVHPPVLFFGYAAFTIPFAAAIGNLLTHDKRWEAIATNWMRISWLFLTLGIGLGGFWAYEVLGWGAWFWSWDPVETSSLLPWITATAYLHAQLRYRKGEYGFIAPLLAVTSFILVVFATFVTRSGMWASVHSWQDFTAESGIIAVFLSVLVLSSMFLLAKRYFEDE
- a CDS encoding exodeoxyribonuclease VII small subunit — encoded protein: MAGRRKKMDASPNEESIGESLSFETALEKLEGLVEKLEKGNLTLDESLETFEQGMKFARVCSQKLSKAERKIEQLVLEDGELRAKPFSEG
- the xseA gene encoding exodeoxyribonuclease VII large subunit translates to MSENPMGIFSVSMLNETIRSLLVNDPRLREVWVRGEISNLKKHSSGHYYFTLKDKGSQISCVSFRQTNRTLKFDPEDSMAVILYGSVDVYTVRGQYQLKVLDMRPDGIGEMFRIFEQLKKKLEDEGLFEQSRKRPIPRFPKRVGISTSPTGAAVHDIINVLGRRYPVHVLLAPCLVQGDAAAQSIADSIELLNRADVDVIIVGRGGGSLEDLWPFNEEIVARAIFNSRIPVVSAVGHETDYTIADFTADLRAPTPSAAAELVVPDRVELKRFMDSMLQRLEYAATRKIADLNSRLDHMYDSLEPDKLREMIDQRYQRIDELVTAMEKDVKYYLGSREMLLKVLAGRMNAVNPLNTLERGYCIAMSREVVVKSIGAVQAGSRLDLRVTDGTIICDVIEKVEVEHGR
- the gmd gene encoding GDP-mannose 4,6-dehydratase, yielding MAKNALITGITGQDGSYLAELLYNKGYNVYGLVRRLSTPNTSRIDHIFNNIELLQGDLTDQSSLSEAMRISQPDEVYNLAAQSFVGTSWNQPVHTGDVTGLGVVRVLEAVRHVAPDAKVYQASSSEMFGKVQENPQTENTKFYPRSPYGVAKVYAYWTCVNYRESYGMHVSNGILFNHESPRRGIEFVTRKITDSVARIYHGLQSELRLGNLDAKRDWGYAGDYVDAMWRMLQQDEPGDYVIATGETHSVEEFVQEAFSIAGLDWKEYVVIDPKFVRPAEVQLLLGDPSKAKNELGWEPKVHFKELVKMMVEADLERLEPLDRKN